One Heteronotia binoei isolate CCM8104 ecotype False Entrance Well chromosome 10, APGP_CSIRO_Hbin_v1, whole genome shotgun sequence genomic region harbors:
- the SFRP4 gene encoding secreted frizzled-related protein 4 produces the protein MWAVVAAGLWLGSLRAAGGLQPGSPCEPVRIPMCRHMPWNITRMPNHLHHSTQENAVLAIEQYQELVEAACSPVLAFFLCAMYAPICTLEFLHDPIRPCKALCQRARDGCEPLMRRYNHTWPHALACDDLPVYDRGVCIAPEAIVTDLPEEDVKWIDLSDDVMVQERPPPVECKQVSPGHCKCRKIKPTLAVYLTKNYSYVLRAKAKSLERGSCNEIITTVEVIEVLKSSTPIPRSQVHLYANSSCRCPPLAPNQDVLIMCYEWRSRLMLLDGCSVEKWKGFLSKRFKRWELRLQELKLRAAHNKNQNARNFSRSGVPKQNPKNTNPVINGPKKINPPRRDQKEVNARKI, from the exons ATGTGGGCCGTGGTGGCGGCGGGCCTGTGGCTGGGCTCCCTGCGGGCGGCGGGCGGCCTGCAGCCGGGCTCCCCCTGCGAGCCGGTGCGCATCCCCATGTGCCGCCACATGCCCTGGAACATCACGCGCATGCCCAACCACCTGCACCACAGCACGCAGGAGAACGCCGTGCTGGCCATCGAGCAGTACCAGGAGCTGGTGGAGGCGGCCTGCAGCCCCGTGCTCGCCTTCTTCCTCTGCGCCATGTACGCGCCCATCTGCACCCTCGAGTTCCTCCACGACCCCATCCGGCCCTGCAAGGCCCTCTGCCAGCGCGCCCGCGACGGCTGCGAGCCCCTCATGCGCCGCTACAACCACACCTGGCCCCACGCCCTGGCCTGCGACGACCTGCCCGTCTACGACCGCGGCGTCTGCATCGCCCCCGAGGCCATCGTCACCGACCTGCCCGAAG AGGACGTGAAGTGGATTGACTTATCTGACGACGTGATGGTCCAGGAGAGACCCCCGCCAGTCGAGTGCAAGCAGGTCAGCCCAG GTCACTGCAAATGTAGGAAGATCAAGCCCACGCTAGCCGTATACCTAACCAAAAACTACAGCTATG TTCTTCGCGCAAAAGCCAAGAGCCTGGAGAGAGGCAGCTGTAATGAAATCATCACAACTGTCGAAGTCATAGAAGTACTCAAATCTTCAACTCCAATTCCCCGTTCTCAAGTCCACCTGTACGCTAATTCATCCTGCCGGTGCCCACCTCTTGCACCAAATCAAGATGTCCTCATTATGTGTTATGAGTGGCGCTCGAG GTTGATGCTTCTGGATGGGTGCTCAGTTGaaaagtggaagggtttcttaAGCAAAAGATTTAAG AGGTGGGAGCTGCGACTCCAAGAACTCAAGTTGCGAGCAGCCCATAACAAAAACCAAAATGCGAGAAACTTCAGTCGCAGCGGGGTACCGAAGCAGAACCCAAAGAACACCAACCCGGTGATTAATGGTCCTAAGAAGATCAATCCACCAAGGCGTGACCAGAAAGAAGTCAATGCCAGAAAAATATGA